The proteins below come from a single Gimesia alba genomic window:
- a CDS encoding P-loop NTPase family protein: MAYRDQLIVTAAPSGTGKTYVRGVLYIMKIFLPDEEGVLYSNYPHDLDAIKEYFDGKIEPEEIDRRLQRFPAEVLDEWRAGVSGPWEYFSGKDLKGAHIAIDEIHNYASQERHSKEHIDQWKKWLGEIRKRGATVELLTQAQSKIPKVLLDESAYLIRLVDSQSRPDPFFKIELADWYEMCAAYTGIYPAAVWEIKEHRHGKTFKEESKRKWRRDSYYYRFYNSYNDTEDGEAGTGEPPPKMYQKLSFLRLHWWFLKKNFVTIFPRTIGFALVAWLALGGFVTVMHYMMDRMMATAKGVAVEKSESQSGANGLVPDDENLGEWVTIKQRKEAAEELERERARAAELEAFRNEMNQNVAEVKRRGDRIGMLFSDYAVTENGRMVRRGDDLYTYFGLKIIKEIKKDEGNVYFTDGSFTHIGYGTRRLSDKIESITNPTVQKAFDGIGPRGQETRKRSRFTNEEKRLIKLQGSRPTSLFTPIGDVKKIQENHRRRSNVDAARRDTGSN, encoded by the coding sequence ATGGCTTATCGAGACCAGTTGATTGTTACGGCCGCTCCGTCTGGAACGGGCAAAACGTACGTTCGTGGTGTGCTCTACATCATGAAGATTTTTCTCCCCGATGAAGAGGGGGTTTTGTATTCGAATTACCCGCATGATTTGGATGCGATCAAAGAATACTTTGACGGCAAGATTGAGCCTGAGGAAATCGATAGACGGTTGCAACGTTTCCCGGCTGAAGTCCTCGACGAATGGCGGGCGGGTGTGTCGGGTCCGTGGGAATATTTCAGCGGTAAGGATCTCAAAGGGGCTCACATCGCCATTGATGAGATTCATAACTATGCGAGTCAAGAGCGTCATTCGAAAGAACACATTGACCAGTGGAAAAAATGGTTGGGTGAAATACGAAAGCGTGGTGCGACTGTTGAACTCTTGACACAAGCTCAGTCAAAGATTCCCAAAGTGCTACTCGATGAATCAGCGTATCTGATTCGCCTGGTTGATTCTCAGAGTCGGCCTGATCCGTTCTTTAAAATTGAACTGGCTGACTGGTACGAAATGTGTGCTGCGTATACGGGAATCTATCCGGCTGCTGTTTGGGAGATTAAAGAGCATCGGCACGGTAAGACGTTCAAGGAGGAATCCAAACGAAAGTGGAGGCGGGACTCTTATTACTACCGCTTTTACAATTCATATAACGATACAGAAGATGGGGAAGCCGGCACCGGTGAGCCGCCTCCGAAGATGTATCAGAAGCTTTCGTTTCTTCGCCTTCATTGGTGGTTCCTGAAGAAAAATTTTGTGACCATCTTTCCGCGAACGATTGGATTTGCCCTCGTTGCCTGGCTCGCTTTGGGTGGATTCGTGACTGTGATGCATTACATGATGGATCGCATGATGGCTACGGCAAAAGGTGTTGCTGTTGAAAAGTCAGAGAGTCAATCTGGTGCAAATGGTCTTGTTCCCGATGATGAAAATCTGGGTGAATGGGTCACCATCAAGCAGCGTAAGGAAGCGGCAGAAGAGTTAGAACGTGAGCGTGCTCGTGCTGCTGAGTTGGAAGCGTTCCGGAACGAAATGAATCAAAATGTTGCTGAAGTGAAACGGCGTGGTGATCGTATCGGGATGCTGTTTTCAGATTACGCCGTTACCGAAAACGGGCGGATGGTTCGACGTGGTGACGACCTCTATACCTATTTTGGATTGAAAATCATCAAGGAAATTAAAAAGGATGAAGGAAACGTATATTTCACGGATGGCTCTTTTACTCATATTGGTTACGGTACTCGTCGGTTGTCGGACAAGATCGAATCAATCACAAATCCAACCGTTCAAAAAGCATTTGACGGAATTGGTCCAAGAGGTCAAGAAACAAGAAAGCGAAGTCGCTTCACAAATGAAGAAAAGCGACTTATTAAGCTTCAAGGCAGTCGACCAACCTCTTTATTCACTCCTATTGGAGATGTCAAGAAAATCCAGGAAAACCATCGTCGCCGATCAAACGTTGATGCAGCGAGGCGTGACACTGGAAGTAATTGA
- a CDS encoding acetyl-CoA carboxylase carboxyltransferase subunit alpha, with amino-acid sequence MSVINQLPFERPIYELEEQLKKIEQEPNPTPNTKDAIRNMRLEITRMKREIFENLDAWDTVKVARHAERPQTLDYLELVFDEFVELHGDRAIGDDRAILTGFAKLDGQKVMFVGQQKGRTLKERTECFYGCAHPEGYRKALSKMKMAEKFGIPIICLIDTPGAYPGIKAEEQGISYNIAINLREMSLLKTPIICVVIGEGGSGGAIGIGIGDHISVLQYAYYSVITPEGCAGILWKDVKFANEAANALKFTSQNLLNLGIIDEVIPEPLGGAHRDHRQMAAALKASLSANLKQLTNTPLDQLVDERYEKFRKIGMFHESVEGVEAE; translated from the coding sequence ATGTCAGTCATTAATCAGCTTCCGTTCGAGCGTCCGATTTACGAACTGGAAGAACAGCTCAAAAAAATCGAGCAGGAACCCAACCCGACTCCCAACACCAAAGATGCGATTCGTAACATGCGTCTGGAAATCACACGCATGAAACGTGAGATCTTTGAAAACCTGGATGCCTGGGACACGGTAAAAGTCGCCCGGCACGCGGAACGACCACAGACCCTGGATTACCTCGAACTGGTCTTTGATGAATTCGTAGAACTGCACGGCGACCGGGCCATCGGTGACGACCGGGCCATCCTGACCGGCTTTGCCAAACTCGACGGCCAGAAAGTCATGTTCGTCGGCCAGCAGAAAGGACGCACGCTCAAAGAACGCACCGAATGCTTTTACGGCTGTGCCCACCCGGAAGGCTACCGCAAAGCGCTCTCCAAAATGAAGATGGCCGAAAAGTTCGGCATCCCCATCATCTGCCTGATCGACACCCCGGGCGCGTATCCGGGCATCAAAGCGGAAGAACAAGGGATCTCTTACAACATTGCGATCAACCTCAGGGAAATGTCGCTGCTGAAAACCCCCATCATCTGTGTCGTGATTGGCGAAGGAGGATCGGGCGGTGCCATCGGAATCGGCATCGGTGACCACATTTCCGTCCTGCAGTATGCTTATTATTCCGTGATCACTCCGGAGGGTTGTGCTGGCATCTTGTGGAAGGATGTCAAATTCGCAAACGAAGCGGCTAACGCATTGAAATTCACCAGCCAGAATCTGCTCAACCTGGGAATCATCGACGAAGTCATCCCTGAACCACTGGGCGGCGCCCACCGCGATCACCGACAGATGGCGGCCGCATTGAAAGCATCGCTCTCCGCCAACCTGAAGCAGCTGACAAACACGCCACTCGATCAACTCGTCGACGAGCGCTACGAAAAGTTCCGCAAAATCGGCATGTTCCATGAGTCTGTAGAAGGAGTCGAAGCCGAATAA
- a CDS encoding type II and III secretion system protein, protein MRASDSRSTLKTMAEPMFMLADGEMGTFHRGDSVPVPKRSVSDQGVVSTTGYELIESGVSVDVLVREVTDSVVRLEVDLKLDEIVELLNDEAPFLSGETYRCKSLLRSGRVALIGSLERGRSKGVASKFLKWGSSDEREKSIVQVWARAYRVDLTALANDEASGPSELKSEPFRVDFDI, encoded by the coding sequence ATGCGTGCCTCTGATTCACGATCGACGTTAAAGACGATGGCAGAGCCGATGTTTATGCTTGCTGATGGTGAAATGGGAACGTTTCATCGTGGTGACTCTGTACCTGTCCCTAAACGCTCTGTGAGCGATCAGGGTGTTGTTTCTACGACAGGCTACGAATTGATCGAATCGGGTGTCTCTGTTGATGTGCTGGTACGTGAGGTAACAGATAGCGTTGTACGTCTTGAAGTGGATCTAAAACTTGATGAAATTGTTGAGTTGTTAAACGATGAAGCACCATTCTTGAGCGGTGAAACTTACAGGTGCAAATCGTTGCTTCGTTCTGGTCGTGTTGCGTTGATTGGATCACTCGAAAGAGGGCGTTCAAAAGGTGTTGCTTCCAAGTTTCTAAAATGGGGTTCATCCGACGAACGAGAGAAGTCGATTGTGCAAGTATGGGCGCGTGCTTACCGTGTTGATTTGACGGCTTTGGCGAACGATGAAGCGAGCGGGCCGAGCGAGCTGAAGAGTGAGCCGTTCCGCGTTGATTTTGATATTTGA
- a CDS encoding serine/threonine protein kinase produces MAEAKTTETTEDDSMVDEYKLINLIADGTTTQIWEVKEEGATTSFVMKRLLPEPMKNPEIVATMKLEAKVAGALDHPNLIYLHKFVKSKQHVYLLMDYFRAPNLRSQLSSDRLSVQSRLRKLIESTAMALGHMHEKGWVHKDIKPENILISKSSEVKVIDFGLAVPVAKGLGKLFGKPKTVQGTRSYIAPETIKKLPLGPGADVYSLGITIFEVLTGKTPFHGENPKEVLLKHIGERPVAPSSINPNVAPEFDEFVLKMLAKKPEDRFQSMEEVVSSLRNVKMFKAEISEIIAQNKAKADQEEKESMQEKRLDSRADARLSQLVKDDPKLAAELIAQRKANTKKKPTPEPPKEKKPQPAPQQQQPPQPMPGGYPPQYQQPMYPPQPMPPGQPMPGQPMMYPPQYQGQPMPPQGYPPQGYPQQPYPPQQQPQQPPPQQQQPPQPQPGQPQPGQPAAPPPQPPPAAAPQSQAPPKPEQPPAPQQPAAQQSDDSKKQEKNDDDLPFMDELPDVI; encoded by the coding sequence GTGGCTGAAGCAAAAACAACAGAAACGACAGAAGATGATAGCATGGTTGATGAGTACAAACTCATCAACCTCATCGCCGATGGCACCACCACTCAGATCTGGGAGGTGAAAGAAGAGGGGGCCACCACCAGTTTCGTTATGAAACGGCTTTTACCGGAACCCATGAAGAACCCGGAAATTGTCGCCACCATGAAACTGGAAGCCAAGGTGGCAGGGGCTCTGGATCACCCGAACCTGATCTACCTGCATAAATTTGTGAAATCCAAACAGCACGTTTACCTGCTGATGGATTACTTCCGCGCTCCCAACCTCCGCTCGCAACTCTCATCCGATCGGCTTAGTGTCCAGTCCCGTTTGCGCAAGCTGATCGAATCCACGGCCATGGCACTGGGACACATGCACGAAAAAGGCTGGGTCCATAAGGATATCAAACCGGAAAATATTCTGATCAGCAAAAGTTCCGAAGTCAAAGTCATCGACTTCGGCCTCGCCGTGCCGGTCGCCAAAGGGCTCGGCAAGCTCTTCGGGAAACCCAAGACCGTCCAGGGAACACGCTCCTATATCGCTCCCGAAACCATCAAAAAACTCCCCCTCGGTCCCGGTGCCGACGTCTATAGTCTGGGGATTACGATTTTCGAAGTCCTCACGGGAAAAACTCCCTTCCACGGCGAAAACCCCAAGGAAGTTTTGCTGAAACACATTGGAGAACGCCCTGTTGCTCCTTCCAGTATTAATCCGAATGTCGCACCGGAATTTGATGAGTTCGTGCTGAAGATGCTGGCTAAGAAACCGGAAGATCGGTTCCAGTCGATGGAAGAAGTCGTCTCTTCGCTCAGAAACGTCAAAATGTTCAAAGCGGAAATTTCGGAAATTATCGCGCAGAACAAAGCCAAAGCAGACCAGGAAGAAAAAGAGTCGATGCAGGAAAAACGACTCGACAGTCGCGCGGACGCCCGCTTGTCACAGCTGGTGAAAGATGACCCGAAACTGGCCGCGGAACTGATTGCCCAGCGAAAAGCAAATACGAAGAAGAAGCCCACACCGGAGCCACCAAAAGAAAAGAAGCCCCAACCAGCACCACAACAGCAACAGCCGCCTCAACCCATGCCCGGTGGATACCCGCCGCAATACCAGCAGCCGATGTACCCACCGCAGCCGATGCCGCCAGGACAACCCATGCCGGGGCAGCCGATGATGTATCCGCCGCAGTATCAGGGGCAACCCATGCCGCCACAAGGGTACCCGCCACAGGGTTATCCACAGCAACCCTATCCACCACAGCAACAACCCCAGCAACCGCCGCCACAGCAGCAGCAACCCCCTCAGCCCCAACCGGGACAGCCACAGCCTGGTCAACCCGCTGCGCCGCCCCCACAACCACCACCGGCGGCTGCTCCCCAGTCACAGGCACCACCAAAGCCTGAACAACCGCCTGCACCACAGCAGCCGGCGGCTCAACAGAGCGACGACAGCAAGAAACAAGAGAAAAACGACGACGATCTGCCCTTCATGGATGAATTGCCGGATGTGATCTAA